One genomic window of Quercus lobata isolate SW786 chromosome 9, ValleyOak3.0 Primary Assembly, whole genome shotgun sequence includes the following:
- the LOC115962318 gene encoding traB domain-containing protein-like isoform X1, giving the protein MENLKSTFPIFTTNPFFFKTKAIKPSKFSIKPPPPDFDFRTEIMDDSRAKIAQTHPQLLDLANNGSLVLIEKSQYGPVPAWRTEFVEPEAIWLVGTTHISEESAVEVERVVQTVKPDNVVVELCRSRAGIMYTSNDGEVGQQLRSNMFSLSGTGFFGAVGRSINLGGQTALALRLLLAIFSSKLSSDINRPFGDEFRAARKISEEIGAQIVLGDRPIEITLERAWNSLTWTEKLSLVTSVIRGITSSSDMSRNSLKEPSSDDGTFQLYEQLSFSFPSLLQPLIHERDTYLAWSLKRSKAVNNSKRVVGVIGKGHMNGVIYALVSDLGDLRFRDLAGKRPNGDGSNRWVDGLLKSLVRDTVIGILFWALYEEIKGGL; this is encoded by the exons ATGGAGAACCTCAAATCAACCTTCCCAATTTTCACTACCAacccatttttcttcaaaacaaaaGCTATCAAACCATCCAAGTTTTCAATCAAGCCACCCCCACCAGACTTTGATTTTAGAACAGAAATTATGGATGACTCTAGAGCCAAAATAGCCCAAACTCACCCTCAGTTGCTTGATTTGGCTAATAATGGGAGCTTGGTATTGATTGAGAAAAGTCAGTATGGTCCTGTACCAGCATGGAGGACCGAGTTTGTGGAGCCTGAGGCGATATGGCTGGTTGGAACTACGCATATATCAGAGGAATCAGCTGTGGAGGTTGAGCGCGTTGTGCAGACTGTGAAGCCTGATAATGTAGTGGTGGAGCTATGTAGAAGCAG AGCTGGAATTATGTACACTTCCAATGATGGTGAGGTTGGCCAACAACTTCGTTCAAATATGTTTTCTTTGAGTGGGACTGGCTTTTTTGGTGCTGTTGGTCGTAGCATAAACTTAG GGGGTCAGACCGCTCTAGCACTTCGTCTACTGCTGGcaattttttcctcaaaactCTCTTCAGATATCAACCGCCCTTTTGGTGATGAG TTCCGAGCTGCTCGAAAAATATCTGAAGAAATTGGTGCTCAAATAGTTTTGGGGGATCGGCCAATTGAAATTACG CTTGAAAGGGCTTGGAATTCTTTGACATGGACTGAGAAACTAAGTTTGGTGACCTCAGTTATTCGTGGGATAACATCATCGTCCGATATGTCTAGGAACAGTCTCAAG GAACCAAGTTCAGATGATGGAACCTTTCAGCTCTATGAGCAGCTCAGTTTTTCATTTCCATCACTCCTGCAGCCTCTTATACACGAACGAGACACT TACCTAGCATGGTCACTAAAGAGGAGCAAAGCTGTGAATAACAGTAAAAGAGTGGTGGGGGTGATTGGAAAAGGCCACATGAATGGAGTGATATATGCACTAGTATCAGACCTAGGAGACTTGCGGTTTCGAGATCTTGCAGGGAAGAGGCCAAATGGTGATGGCTCCAACCGGTGGGTTGATGGTCTTCTTAAGAGTTTGGTTAGAGATACTGTAATTGGCATTTTGTTTTGGGCATTATATGAAGAGATAAAAGGTGGACTATAA
- the LOC115962318 gene encoding traB domain-containing protein-like isoform X2: MYTSNDGEVGQQLRSNMFSLSGTGFFGAVGRSINLGGQTALALRLLLAIFSSKLSSDINRPFGDEFRAARKISEEIGAQIVLGDRPIEITLERAWNSLTWTEKLSLVTSVIRGITSSSDMSRNSLKEPSSDDGTFQLYEQLSFSFPSLLQPLIHERDTYLAWSLKRSKAVNNSKRVVGVIGKGHMNGVIYALVSDLGDLRFRDLAGKRPNGDGSNRWVDGLLKSLVRDTVIGILFWALYEEIKGGL; encoded by the exons ATGTACACTTCCAATGATGGTGAGGTTGGCCAACAACTTCGTTCAAATATGTTTTCTTTGAGTGGGACTGGCTTTTTTGGTGCTGTTGGTCGTAGCATAAACTTAG GGGGTCAGACCGCTCTAGCACTTCGTCTACTGCTGGcaattttttcctcaaaactCTCTTCAGATATCAACCGCCCTTTTGGTGATGAG TTCCGAGCTGCTCGAAAAATATCTGAAGAAATTGGTGCTCAAATAGTTTTGGGGGATCGGCCAATTGAAATTACG CTTGAAAGGGCTTGGAATTCTTTGACATGGACTGAGAAACTAAGTTTGGTGACCTCAGTTATTCGTGGGATAACATCATCGTCCGATATGTCTAGGAACAGTCTCAAG GAACCAAGTTCAGATGATGGAACCTTTCAGCTCTATGAGCAGCTCAGTTTTTCATTTCCATCACTCCTGCAGCCTCTTATACACGAACGAGACACT TACCTAGCATGGTCACTAAAGAGGAGCAAAGCTGTGAATAACAGTAAAAGAGTGGTGGGGGTGATTGGAAAAGGCCACATGAATGGAGTGATATATGCACTAGTATCAGACCTAGGAGACTTGCGGTTTCGAGATCTTGCAGGGAAGAGGCCAAATGGTGATGGCTCCAACCGGTGGGTTGATGGTCTTCTTAAGAGTTTGGTTAGAGATACTGTAATTGGCATTTTGTTTTGGGCATTATATGAAGAGATAAAAGGTGGACTATAA